The Hyphomicrobiales bacterium genome has a window encoding:
- the aidB gene encoding putative acyl-CoA dehydrogenase AidB (Evidence 3 : Putative function from multiple computational evidences): MVGTSPTMTARQDAAMTSGVWQVANQVPALAGYDAFAADPVLPGIVSAFGADWARERLHETGRTVGSVKVQELAWLANRYTPELKAFDRFGNRIDEIAFHPAWHELLSLAIGQETHALAWNRPEPGAQVARAALQYLWYGAESGICCPISMTYASVPVLKQDAALWEQWGSLVTSNRYDPRQEPAHLKTGATVGTAMTETQGGSDLRQTQTVAEDNRDGTFSLHGRKWFFSVPHSDVFLTLARTGEGISCFVVPGWLPDGSRNGVAIQRLKDKVGNRSNASSEVEFRGAIGHLIGVPGKGIRTGLSMNHNSRLDIAAASSGLMRMAVSLAAHHAQHRRAFQKALIDQPIMQNVLADIAIEAEAAAWLAFRLFAALDRQEDSESERLLARVGAPIAKYWITRRAPAVVTEALECHGGNGFIEENPMARLYREAPLNAIWEGSGNVICLDLLRSLAREAGAVDVLRAELLAAAGADRRYDAALRRLEAELPDLVRNEGQARRLTEKLALLLQGSLLLRFAPAAVADAFIATRLNGGWTGQFGDLPPTVDAAALARRVVPITR; the protein is encoded by the coding sequence ATGGTCGGGACAAGCCCGACCATGACGGCAAGGCAGGATGCAGCAATGACGAGCGGTGTCTGGCAGGTCGCCAATCAGGTGCCGGCGCTGGCCGGGTACGATGCCTTCGCCGCCGACCCGGTGCTGCCCGGCATCGTCTCGGCTTTCGGCGCCGACTGGGCGCGCGAGCGGCTGCATGAGACCGGACGGACGGTCGGCTCTGTGAAGGTGCAGGAACTGGCCTGGCTGGCCAATCGCTATACGCCGGAACTCAAGGCCTTCGATCGCTTCGGCAACCGCATCGACGAGATCGCCTTCCACCCGGCCTGGCACGAACTGCTGAGCCTCGCCATCGGGCAGGAGACGCATGCGCTGGCCTGGAACCGCCCGGAGCCGGGCGCGCAGGTGGCCCGCGCCGCGCTGCAATATCTCTGGTACGGCGCCGAGAGCGGCATCTGCTGCCCAATCAGCATGACCTATGCCTCCGTGCCGGTGCTGAAGCAGGACGCCGCGCTGTGGGAGCAGTGGGGCTCGCTCGTCACCTCCAACCGCTACGATCCACGGCAGGAGCCGGCGCATCTCAAGACGGGCGCGACCGTCGGCACGGCGATGACCGAGACGCAAGGCGGTTCCGACCTGCGCCAGACCCAGACGGTGGCCGAGGATAACCGCGACGGCACCTTCTCGCTGCATGGTCGGAAATGGTTCTTCTCGGTGCCGCATTCCGACGTCTTCCTGACGCTGGCGCGGACGGGAGAGGGCATCTCCTGTTTCGTCGTGCCGGGTTGGCTGCCGGATGGGTCACGCAACGGCGTCGCGATCCAGCGACTGAAGGACAAGGTCGGCAACCGTTCGAATGCCTCCTCCGAGGTCGAGTTCCGGGGCGCGATCGGCCACCTCATCGGCGTGCCGGGGAAGGGTATCCGCACCGGCCTGTCGATGAACCATAATTCGCGGCTCGACATCGCCGCCGCCTCGTCCGGGTTGATGCGGATGGCGGTCTCGCTCGCGGCGCATCATGCGCAGCACCGCCGCGCCTTCCAGAAAGCACTGATCGACCAGCCGATCATGCAGAACGTGCTGGCCGATATCGCCATCGAGGCGGAGGCTGCGGCGTGGCTCGCCTTTCGGCTCTTCGCGGCGCTCGACCGGCAGGAGGATTCCGAAAGCGAGCGCTTGCTGGCGCGGGTCGGTGCGCCGATCGCCAAATACTGGATCACGCGGCGAGCGCCGGCCGTCGTCACCGAGGCGCTGGAATGCCATGGCGGCAACGGCTTCATCGAGGAGAACCCGATGGCGCGGCTCTACAGGGAGGCGCCACTCAACGCGATCTGGGAAGGCTCGGGCAATGTCATCTGCCTCGATCTGCTGCGCTCGCTGGCGCGGGAGGCGGGGGCAGTCGATGTGCTGCGGGCGGAATTGCTGGCGGCTGCGGGCGCGGACAGACGTTACGACGCGGCGCTGAGGCGGCTGGAGGCCGAATTGCCCGACCTGGTCCGCAATGAGGGGCAGGCAAGGCGATTGACGGAGAAGCTGGCGTTGCTGTTGCAAGGCTCGCTGTTGCTGCGGTTTGCGCCCGCTGCCGTGGCGGATGCCTTCATCGCGACGCGATTGAATGGCGGGTGGACGGGGCAGTTCGGCGACCTGCCGCCGACGGTCGATGCGGCGGCGCTGGCTCGAAGGGTTGTGCCGATCACTCGTTAA
- a CDS encoding Ion transporter — translation MLVAMDAADAPSDASRFEALRNRLRQLYHGRTPAALRFQLITTVIDLSIIAFFILTPLLRHKSGFLWIDYSVAVIMIAEIAARLLASTNMLRLLRQPTMLLDLFILLTLLAPQWLENFGFLRILRLWSLSHKGIVWAQFRETRFREWENVVRALSNIATFLFVVTGFVYTFFFQQEGGLESYVQALYFTVATVTTTGFGDVTLPGVAGKLTSIVVMIVGITLFVRLAQALFRPNKVLFPCPECALQRHEPDAVYCKACGHKLKIPDDED, via the coding sequence ATGCTCGTGGCGATGGATGCCGCCGACGCCCCTTCAGACGCCAGCCGCTTCGAGGCCCTCCGCAACCGGCTGCGCCAGCTCTATCACGGTCGCACGCCGGCGGCGCTGCGCTTCCAGCTGATCACGACGGTCATCGACCTCTCGATCATCGCTTTCTTCATCCTGACGCCGCTGCTCAGGCACAAATCGGGTTTCCTCTGGATCGACTATTCGGTCGCGGTCATCATGATCGCCGAGATCGCGGCGCGGCTGCTGGCCTCGACGAACATGCTCCGGCTGCTGCGGCAGCCGACCATGCTGCTCGACCTCTTCATCCTGCTGACGCTGCTGGCGCCGCAATGGCTGGAGAATTTCGGCTTCCTGCGCATCCTGCGGCTGTGGTCGCTCTCGCATAAGGGCATCGTCTGGGCGCAGTTCCGCGAGACCCGTTTCCGCGAGTGGGAGAACGTCGTCCGGGCGCTGAGCAACATCGCGACGTTTCTCTTCGTGGTCACCGGCTTCGTCTACACCTTCTTCTTCCAGCAGGAGGGCGGGCTGGAGAGCTATGTCCAGGCGCTCTATTTCACGGTCGCGACCGTCACCACGACCGGATTCGGCGACGTGACGCTGCCGGGTGTCGCAGGCAAGCTGACCTCGATCGTGGTGATGATCGTCGGAATCACGCTGTTCGTGCGCCTGGCGCAGGCGCTCTTTCGCCCGAACAAGGTGCTGTTTCCCTGTCCCGAATGCGCGCTGCAGCGCCACGAGCCGGACGCCGTCTACTGCAAGGCCTGCGGCCACAAGCTGAAGATCCCGGACGACGAGGACTGA
- the uvrD gene encoding putative DNA helicase II homolog (Evidence 3 : Putative function from multiple computational evidences): MSDADPFSAPPPRPGGLAARAAAQPAAGYLAGLNPEQRQAVEATEGPVLVLAGAGTGKTRVLTTRIGHLISTSRAYPSQILAVTFTNKAAREMKERVAHLVGPVAEGMPWLGTFHSISAKLLRRHAELLDLRSDFTILDTDDQIRLMKQVIQAEGIDEKRWPGRMLAGFIDSWKNRGLAPKDVAASEAAVFANGKGGKLYAAYQERLKALNAVDFGDLLLHCLTLFRDYPDVLQTYHDRFRYILVDEYQDTNTAQYLWLRLLAQGRRNICCVGDDDQSIYGWRGAEVDNILRFEHDFPGATVIRLERNYRSTGHILATASKLIARNEGRLGKTLRTEDALGEKVTITGAWDSQEEARLISDEIEAMQAKKYNLAEVAVLVRISAQMREIEERFVQAGVPYRVIGGPRFYERAEIRDALAYLRCVVSATDDLAFERIVNVPKRGLGDATVQLLHNHARATGFSLMQSARAAVESDELKPKARTALRELVDAFGRWSARAEHMPQGELAELVLEESGYTEMWKKDRSADAAGRLENLKELVRSLDEFPDLPAFLEHVSLVMDVADGETEARVSIMTLHAAKGLEFNTVFLPGWEEGLFPNQRALDESGRAGLEEERRLAHVGLTRARKKLKLYFASNRRIHGLWQTSLPSRFIDELPEEHVEVEQAPTSYSQGGYGASRFDRMESFGSSYNTPGWQRAQENRARNSRSNSGFSESGRGFGQGSFGGGSSRQRGPLLIEGELTAKSSGESAYGEGARVFHIKFGPGSVASVDGNKLTVDFDKAGRKMVLDSFVQKAG; the protein is encoded by the coding sequence TTGTCCGACGCAGACCCCTTTTCCGCTCCCCCGCCCCGCCCCGGCGGCCTCGCCGCGCGCGCTGCGGCGCAGCCGGCGGCCGGCTATCTCGCGGGGCTGAACCCGGAGCAGCGTCAGGCGGTCGAGGCGACGGAGGGCCCGGTTCTGGTGCTCGCCGGCGCCGGCACCGGCAAGACCCGCGTGCTCACCACCCGCATCGGGCATCTGATCTCGACCAGCCGCGCCTATCCCTCACAGATCCTCGCCGTGACCTTCACCAACAAGGCGGCGCGCGAGATGAAGGAGCGCGTCGCCCATCTCGTCGGCCCGGTCGCCGAGGGCATGCCCTGGCTCGGAACCTTCCACTCGATCTCGGCCAAGCTGCTGCGCCGCCATGCCGAACTGCTCGACCTGCGCAGCGATTTCACCATCCTCGATACCGACGACCAGATCCGCCTGATGAAACAGGTGATCCAGGCGGAAGGGATCGACGAGAAGCGCTGGCCCGGCCGCATGCTGGCGGGCTTCATCGATAGCTGGAAGAACCGCGGCCTCGCGCCAAAGGACGTAGCCGCCAGCGAGGCCGCCGTCTTCGCCAACGGCAAGGGCGGCAAGCTCTACGCGGCCTATCAGGAGCGGCTGAAGGCGTTGAACGCCGTCGATTTCGGCGATCTGCTGCTGCACTGCCTGACGCTGTTCCGCGACTATCCGGACGTGCTCCAGACCTATCACGACCGCTTCCGCTACATCCTCGTCGACGAGTATCAGGACACCAATACGGCACAGTATCTCTGGCTGCGCCTGCTGGCCCAAGGCCGCCGCAACATCTGCTGCGTCGGCGACGACGACCAGTCGATCTATGGCTGGCGCGGCGCCGAGGTCGACAACATCCTGCGCTTCGAGCACGATTTTCCGGGCGCGACCGTGATCCGGCTGGAGCGCAACTACCGCTCGACCGGCCATATCCTCGCCACCGCCTCGAAGCTGATCGCCCGCAACGAGGGCCGCCTCGGCAAGACGCTGCGCACCGAGGATGCGCTTGGCGAAAAGGTCACCATCACCGGCGCCTGGGACAGCCAGGAGGAAGCCCGCCTGATCTCCGACGAGATCGAGGCGATGCAGGCGAAGAAATACAACCTCGCCGAGGTCGCGGTGCTCGTGCGCATCTCCGCCCAGATGCGCGAGATCGAGGAGCGCTTCGTCCAGGCCGGCGTGCCCTATCGCGTCATCGGCGGCCCGCGCTTCTACGAGCGCGCCGAAATCCGCGATGCACTCGCCTATCTGCGCTGCGTGGTCTCAGCCACAGACGATCTCGCCTTCGAACGCATCGTCAACGTGCCGAAACGCGGCCTCGGCGATGCGACGGTCCAGCTCCTGCACAACCATGCCCGCGCCACCGGCTTCTCGCTGATGCAATCGGCCCGTGCCGCGGTCGAGAGCGACGAGCTCAAGCCCAAGGCCCGCACGGCTCTGCGCGAGCTTGTCGATGCCTTCGGCCGCTGGTCGGCCCGCGCCGAGCATATGCCGCAGGGCGAGCTCGCCGAGCTGGTTCTGGAGGAATCCGGCTATACCGAGATGTGGAAGAAGGACCGCTCGGCCGATGCCGCCGGGCGCCTTGAGAACCTCAAGGAACTCGTCCGCTCGCTCGATGAGTTCCCCGACCTGCCGGCCTTCCTCGAACACGTCTCGCTGGTGATGGACGTCGCCGATGGCGAGACCGAGGCCCGCGTCTCGATCATGACGCTCCACGCAGCCAAGGGGCTGGAATTCAACACGGTCTTCCTGCCCGGCTGGGAGGAAGGACTGTTCCCCAACCAGCGCGCGCTCGACGAGAGCGGCCGCGCCGGGCTGGAGGAGGAGCGCCGCCTCGCCCATGTCGGCCTCACCCGCGCCCGCAAGAAGCTGAAGCTCTATTTCGCCTCGAACCGGCGCATCCACGGCCTCTGGCAGACCAGCCTGCCCTCCCGCTTCATCGACGAATTGCCGGAGGAGCATGTCGAGGTCGAGCAGGCCCCGACCAGCTATTCGCAGGGCGGCTACGGCGCCTCGCGCTTCGACCGGATGGAGAGCTTCGGCTCCAGCTACAACACGCCGGGCTGGCAGCGCGCGCAGGAAAACCGGGCCAGAAACAGCAGGTCGAACAGCGGCTTCTCGGAGAGCGGCCGCGGCTTCGGCCAAGGCAGCTTCGGAGGCGGCTCCTCCCGCCAGCGCGGCCCGCTGCTGATCGAGGGCGAGCTCACGGCGAAATCGTCCGGCGAATCCGCCTATGGCGAGGGCGCCCGCGTTTTCCACATCAAGTTCGGCCCGGGCTCGGTCGCCAGCGTCGACGGCAACAAGCTCACCGTCGACTTCGACAAGGCCGGCCGGAAGATG
- a CDS encoding D-lactate dehydrogenase (Cytochrome) encodes MLTMSLPADAPLDNPVFPAALPPTPESISAVTRALAARFGNRLVTSLAVRQQHGHTLTWIPNQPPDAVVFPQSTEEVSEIVRLCAAHGVPVIAFGTGTSLEGHVNAAFGGVCIDMSQMKRIIAVHAEDLDVVVEAGVTRKELNEHLRDQGLMFPIDPGADASIGGMAATRASGTNAVRYGTMKDNVLALTAVMADGSIVKTSTRARKTSAGYDLTRLLVGSEGTLGIITEVTLKLHGIPEAIAAGVCPFPSVKAACDATILTIQTGLPVARIELLDDVMIRGVNLHAKLGLPETTMLFVEFHGTEAGVAEQSERFGEIAAEFGGGPFEWATKAEDRSKLWQARHDAYWAAKALRPGFDSVATDVCVPISRLAECVEETKRDIEESGLIAPIAGHVGDGNFHTQPLVDLDDKAEVERAQAFIDRLVKRALAMGGTCTGEHGVGQKKMKYLEQEHGAEALAVMRTLKRALDPQNILNPGKIIVL; translated from the coding sequence GTGTTGACGATGAGCCTGCCTGCTGACGCCCCTCTTGACAACCCTGTTTTTCCAGCGGCGCTGCCGCCGACGCCTGAGTCGATCTCCGCCGTGACGCGAGCGCTGGCGGCGCGCTTCGGCAACAGGCTCGTTACCAGCCTCGCCGTGCGCCAGCAGCACGGGCACACCCTGACCTGGATTCCGAACCAGCCGCCGGATGCGGTGGTCTTTCCGCAGAGCACGGAAGAGGTGTCCGAGATCGTCAGGCTCTGCGCGGCGCATGGAGTTCCGGTCATCGCCTTCGGCACCGGAACCTCGCTGGAAGGCCATGTCAACGCGGCCTTTGGCGGCGTTTGCATCGACATGTCGCAGATGAAGCGGATCATCGCCGTTCATGCGGAAGACCTCGACGTTGTGGTCGAGGCCGGCGTGACGCGCAAGGAACTCAACGAGCATCTGCGCGACCAGGGCCTGATGTTCCCGATCGATCCGGGCGCCGACGCCTCGATCGGCGGCATGGCGGCGACGCGGGCCTCCGGCACCAATGCCGTCCGCTATGGGACGATGAAAGACAATGTGCTGGCGCTGACGGCGGTGATGGCCGACGGCTCCATCGTCAAGACCTCGACCCGCGCCCGCAAGACCTCCGCCGGCTATGATCTGACCCGTCTGCTCGTCGGTTCCGAGGGCACGCTCGGCATCATCACCGAAGTGACGCTGAAGCTGCATGGCATCCCGGAGGCGATCGCCGCCGGCGTCTGCCCCTTCCCCTCGGTGAAGGCCGCCTGCGACGCGACGATCCTGACCATCCAGACCGGGCTTCCGGTGGCGCGCATCGAATTGCTCGACGACGTGATGATCCGCGGCGTCAACCTCCACGCCAAGCTCGGGCTGCCCGAGACGACGATGCTGTTCGTCGAGTTCCATGGCACCGAGGCCGGCGTCGCCGAGCAGTCCGAGCGCTTCGGCGAGATCGCAGCCGAATTCGGCGGCGGCCCGTTCGAATGGGCGACCAAGGCCGAGGACCGCTCGAAGCTCTGGCAGGCCCGTCATGATGCCTATTGGGCGGCGAAGGCGCTGCGCCCCGGTTTCGATTCGGTGGCGACCGACGTCTGCGTGCCGATCTCGCGGCTGGCCGAATGCGTCGAGGAGACGAAGCGCGATATCGAGGAATCCGGGCTGATCGCGCCGATCGCCGGCCATGTCGGCGACGGCAATTTCCACACCCAGCCCCTCGTCGATCTCGACGACAAGGCCGAGGTCGAGCGGGCGCAGGCCTTCATCGACCGGCTGGTGAAGCGGGCGCTCGCCATGGGCGGCACCTGCACGGGCGAGCACGGCGTCGGGCAGAAGAAGATGAAGTATCTCGAGCAGGAGCACGGGGCGGAAGCGCTGGCGGTGATGCGGACGCTGAAGCGCGCGCTCGACCCGCAGAACATCCTCAATCCGGGAAAAATCATCGTCCTGTGA
- a CDS encoding (3S)-malyl-CoA thioesterase — protein MTQDMRAPALFFAPFVSSAMRVEPHWIDYNGHLNMAYYHVLFDRAVDEVFSLVGLTRDYVETRHASTFTAECHILYKRELTEGDLVRVTAQLIGFDDKRLHYYLEMRHAHEGWLAATSENLSLHVDMVHRKVTPFPADILANIALMKAAHSMMPLPATIGRIIGMPQKSAIRVDAPEEEREPETETRH, from the coding sequence ATGACGCAGGACATGCGAGCTCCGGCGCTGTTCTTCGCGCCGTTCGTCTCGTCGGCCATGCGGGTCGAACCGCATTGGATCGACTATAACGGCCATCTCAATATGGCGTATTATCATGTGCTGTTCGACCGGGCGGTGGACGAAGTCTTCTCGCTCGTTGGGCTGACGCGGGACTATGTCGAGACCCGGCACGCCTCCACCTTCACCGCCGAATGCCACATCCTCTACAAGCGCGAGCTGACCGAGGGCGATCTCGTCCGCGTCACCGCGCAGTTGATCGGCTTCGACGACAAGCGCCTGCACTACTATCTCGAGATGCGGCACGCCCATGAGGGCTGGCTCGCAGCGACCAGCGAGAACCTGTCGCTGCATGTCGACATGGTCCACCGCAAAGTCACGCCCTTCCCCGCCGACATCCTCGCCAACATCGCCCTGATGAAGGCGGCTCACAGCATGATGCCGCTGCCGGCCACGATCGGCCGCATCATCGGCATGCCGCAGAAATCGGCGATTCGGGTCGATGCCCCGGAGGAAGAGCGCGAGCCCGAGACCGAAACGCGGCACTGA
- a CDS encoding O-methyltransferase, producing the protein MNAAEAPAGSAAGLMDRIYRHQRHIYDASRKFYLLGRDQLIDGLQPPAGGTALEIGCGTGRNLIRIAQRYPNCACYGLDVSSEMLATARASVARAGLEDRIQLARADATGFDPQALFGLAGFDRIVISYALSMIPPWEGVVAEALRRLDAGGSLHIVDFGDQSGLPAAFKVALRRWLALFHVTPREDLPGTVRMLASAAGADYRVAAPYRGYAVHAVVTTSRAAT; encoded by the coding sequence ATGAATGCGGCCGAGGCGCCGGCCGGCTCGGCCGCCGGGCTGATGGACCGGATTTATCGGCATCAGAGACATATCTACGACGCCAGCCGGAAGTTCTACCTGCTCGGCCGCGACCAGCTCATCGACGGGCTGCAGCCACCCGCGGGCGGAACGGCGCTGGAGATCGGCTGTGGTACCGGGCGCAACCTGATCCGGATCGCGCAGCGCTATCCGAATTGCGCCTGCTACGGGCTCGACGTTTCCAGCGAGATGCTGGCGACAGCGCGCGCCTCCGTCGCGCGGGCGGGCCTGGAGGATCGTATTCAGCTTGCCCGCGCGGACGCGACCGGCTTCGATCCGCAGGCTCTGTTCGGCCTCGCCGGCTTCGATCGCATCGTCATATCCTATGCGCTGTCGATGATCCCGCCCTGGGAGGGTGTCGTCGCCGAGGCGCTGCGCCGCCTCGATGCGGGAGGCTCGCTGCATATCGTCGATTTCGGCGACCAGAGCGGGTTGCCAGCGGCCTTCAAGGTGGCGCTGCGGCGCTGGCTTGCGCTGTTTCATGTTACACCGCGCGAGGATCTGCCGGGGACGGTGCGGATGCTCGCCAGTGCCGCGGGCGCGGACTACCGGGTCGCGGCGCCCTATCGCGGCTATGCGGTGCATGCCGTCGTGACGACGAGCCGCGCCGCGACGTAG
- the msrB gene encoding Peptide methionine sulfoxide reductase MsrB, translated as MGLMSMFGEPKKQDESFPFQLTDAEWRARLTPEQYRILRGHGTERAGSCALNYEKRAGTFSCAGCGQKLFKSGKKFESGTGWPSFDQPLEGAVGTTEDRSYGMLRVEVHCANCGGHLGHVFPDGPPPTGLRYCINGEAMNFEPEAA; from the coding sequence ATGGGTCTGATGAGCATGTTCGGCGAGCCGAAGAAGCAGGACGAGAGCTTCCCCTTCCAGCTCACGGACGCCGAATGGCGCGCGCGTCTGACGCCGGAGCAATACCGCATCCTGCGCGGCCACGGCACCGAGCGGGCCGGCTCCTGCGCGCTCAACTACGAGAAGCGCGCCGGCACCTTCTCCTGCGCCGGTTGCGGGCAGAAGCTGTTCAAGTCGGGCAAGAAATTCGAGAGCGGCACCGGTTGGCCGAGCTTCGACCAACCGCTCGAAGGCGCTGTCGGCACCACCGAAGATCGCAGCTACGGCATGCTCCGCGTCGAGGTTCACTGTGCCAACTGTGGCGGCCATCTCGGCCACGTCTTCCCGGACGGCCCGCCACCGACCGGCCTGCGCTACTGCATCAACGGCGAGGCGATGAATTTCGAACCGGAAGCGGCCTGA
- a CDS encoding S-adenosylmethionine--diacylglycerol 3-amino-3-carboxypropyl transferase, with protein sequence MTQTARAARRMTSSGLGQAVRRSKTLSKAGMLEWLFARAFSGLVYPQIWEDPVVDMAALQLKAGDHVVAIASGSCNILSYLTAAPIRVSAVDLNATHIALGRLKLAALARMERQDDFLRFFGRANERENVAFYDREIAAHLDAVSRGYWEGRGLNGRRRINLFARGFHRYGLLGRFIGTGHVLARLLGGNPKAMLAACDLAEQRALYDKHLAPVFERKLVRWLVRQPASLYGLGIPPAQYKALAADGEDGILGALKLRLERLACEFDLKDNYFAQQAFGRRYGEGPDAAFPPYLQRQHFAAVKERAPGVSYRQSAVTAVLEDQPAESCDAYVLLDAQDWMNDADLAALWSQITRTARPGARVIFRTAADERLLPGRVPAAILDQWHYEEEKSRALCRQDRSAIYGGFHLYVLKGRGQ encoded by the coding sequence GTGACGCAAACGGCACGCGCGGCCCGCCGCATGACGAGCTCCGGCCTGGGACAGGCCGTCCGCCGCAGCAAGACACTGTCCAAAGCCGGCATGCTGGAATGGCTGTTCGCCCGCGCCTTCTCCGGGCTGGTCTATCCGCAAATCTGGGAGGACCCGGTCGTCGACATGGCGGCGCTCCAACTCAAGGCCGGCGACCACGTCGTGGCGATCGCGTCGGGCTCCTGCAATATCCTCTCCTACCTGACGGCGGCGCCGATCCGGGTCAGCGCGGTCGATCTCAACGCCACGCATATCGCTCTCGGCCGGCTGAAGCTGGCCGCGCTGGCGCGGATGGAGCGGCAGGACGATTTCCTGCGCTTCTTCGGCCGCGCGAACGAGCGCGAGAACGTCGCCTTCTACGATCGCGAGATCGCGGCGCATCTCGATGCCGTGTCGCGCGGATACTGGGAGGGGCGGGGGCTCAACGGGCGGCGGAGGATCAATCTCTTCGCTCGGGGATTCCACCGTTACGGCCTGCTCGGCCGCTTCATCGGCACCGGCCATGTGCTGGCGCGGCTGCTGGGCGGCAATCCCAAGGCGATGCTGGCAGCGTGCGACTTGGCCGAGCAGCGCGCGCTCTACGACAAGCATCTCGCGCCGGTCTTCGAGCGCAAATTGGTCCGCTGGCTCGTGCGCCAGCCCGCCTCGCTCTACGGGCTCGGCATCCCGCCGGCGCAATACAAGGCGCTTGCCGCCGACGGGGAGGACGGCATTCTCGGTGCGCTGAAGCTGAGGCTGGAGCGCCTCGCCTGCGAATTCGACCTCAAGGACAACTACTTCGCCCAGCAGGCCTTCGGGCGGCGCTATGGCGAGGGGCCGGATGCGGCCTTCCCGCCCTATCTTCAGCGGCAGCATTTCGCGGCGGTGAAGGAGCGTGCCCCGGGCGTCTCCTATCGCCAGAGCGCGGTCACAGCTGTTCTGGAAGACCAGCCGGCCGAGAGCTGCGATGCCTATGTGCTGCTCGATGCGCAGGATTGGATGAATGACGCCGACCTCGCGGCACTGTGGTCGCAGATCACCCGCACGGCACGGCCGGGTGCTCGGGTAATCTTCCGCACCGCCGCCGACGAGCGCCTGCTGCCAGGGCGGGTGCCGGCCGCGATCCTCGACCAATGGCATTATGAGGAAGAGAAGAGCCGCGCGCTCTGCCGGCAGGACCGCTCGGCGATCTATGGCGGCTTCCACCTCTATGTCCTGAAGGGGCGGGGCCAATGA